atttacttccaattgcttccttaccaggaggtagttctgtgagtgtccaggtcctgttccgatgaagtgcatctatctcctcctgagcagctttcctccagagactggcttcatccggtggcatcctctctatctcttcccatttggaaggttcctgtggagacgccgaccttgtaaggtaggacagccgtaatggtggaacacctctgtagGTTCTGGATGagtgtctgacctctggtctttcgactgcatcagcttcctcatcctcctccagcagtggtatatccccatacagctgctcctcatcctcttcatctctggtgctgccaggggcctggacctccgcgtcttctcgggtgtcacctatagggggtgttACAACACTAGAAGGTGGATTAgtgctttgtattggttcaaaaggataAAATACAAACTCCTCACTCCTTGGTTCCACACTTGCTTGATCCCTTTTGCTTGGTTGGGCCATCCTTGTAGACTGGTTCCGCTGGTTCTCTGAaatattaagctcatatacaccatcctttagtttGCCttcaacataaacttcatcatgcttagtcacgaTACATtgccctttttcaaatgtaattttaaaacctttcctgtccaaactggacacgctgagtaagttgcagttaagctttggtgcaaacttaacttcagttatcttagtattaattgtttcatgatctacgttgaattttaaattcacagttcctgcacCAATTGCCTTCACTACGTtgccatcagcaatttcaatttcagaggtttcatcctcattggtcgccctaacagatgacctccgtaaacagctggatcaaggcgggtcggggctgctgattcttctagctctgtcagccgccttcgacatggtcgattatgagcttttagaccaccgccttgccgacgtggggattcagggtacagtccaacaatggctacgttcctttatctcaggtcggggacagagggtggcgctagggagggggttgtcaccgcggcactccttggtgtgtggagtcccacaaggtgcaatcctttccccaatgctttttaatatcttcatgcgcccccttgcccagattgtccggagttttgggctgggttgtcatcaatatgctgatgacacccagatttatctgttgatggataaccgtcctgcctcggccccggacacattgaccaagtgcctggaagctgttgctggatggctacgtgggagtcggctgaagctaaatccttcgaagacagaggtcctctggctgggtcgggatgacatggggcgggggggccaacttccatctttcgctggggcccaattagtgccagccccttctgtcaagagcttgggggtaaccttggatgcctccctttccatggaggcacaggttgcaaccacagccaaggtggcatttttccatctccgccgcattaagcagttggtcccctatctctctcaacctgatctagccacagtgatccatgcgatggtcacctctaggcttgattattgtaattcgctctacgcggggctgcccttgaaactgacccagaaactccagcgggtgcagaatgccgcggcgaggctccttacggggtcccggctgcaggatcatattcatccagtgctttaccaactgcactggctcccggtggagtacaggatcaggttcaaggtgctggttttgacctttaaagccttatgcggcttaggaccctcgtacctacggaaccgcctctcccggtatgacccacagaggacattacggtccacaaataataacatattggagatcccgagtcacaaggtggctaggctggcctcgaccaggaccagggccttctcagtactggccccgacctggtggaacgctctgtctcaggagactagggccctgcgggatttgtcatcttttcgtagggcctgcaagacagagctgtttcgtttggcctttggactgacgcagtctgaccccaaggttaccctcccctaaggttttatttataatggttttatcttattcgtagatttttaattttaaaattgaattttaacattgtattattctgttgttttaactgaattgtttcttttatatttgtgttgattatttgttgttagccgccctgagcccggtcctgactgggaagggcggggtataaataaaaattattattattattattattatttagctcattaaaatactccttttcataagaAACATgtgaactcgctccactgtcaagaatccacttattgcgcttattttcatgATTCTGGACAGCtagactcctctcctgcatcaacatggtttgctcacgactccccttcttaacgccttgtggttttgaggggtgggattcaactttatccccatttggacccttgcagttccttgctatgtggtctTTGCCATTGCATTTGAAACAATTTAtttctctagaccaggggtccccacactacggcccccgggccggatgcggcccaattggcctcccaatccggcccgcgacgacccccgccgcccgctgccgccgcccgctcttacggcacgcagcacggcggcgatcttccaaatcggaaaaaaaatcgccgaaaatcctttgtgtgcatgcgtatgggcctctcccgacccagaagaggtcatttccggtgcacttccgggtcgggggaggcccatacgcatgcgcacaagtgattttcgACGATTTTTTCCGACCGGGAAGCGCGCCAGTGCGCcattaagtgtgtgtgcgcatgcgcacgggtgcgcactcccctgccctctggcccgccaCGCAGACGTCTCTCTGGaccttccaaaatgcttggatgcatagctgctatccttcctccttggattcctttcttgagaatcaaggctatctctgcattcctctcttaaatggttgatgagctccagggtggatttgatttaaatcaaactgatttaaatcatgatttaaatcacgatttaaatcactagtcagtaaggcttgatttaaatcatagttttctacataaaaactaattcttgctggtataactttaatatgcaagtagatgaagatttttagaataacaacttttcatattagttttttatccccagtttaataggttactcattcaaatttggacaactttactgttgtacttaggaaggagaaaaataatcattaccttaataataacaatttaaataaatttattcaaccaaaacaataacattacagcatatgttatttgcttaaacaaacatccatgtttgttaactaatttggctaaacaaaaacaaaatgtatatattttaagaaacttagactgtcagcccagcctacaaatgaaaaact
The window above is part of the Zootoca vivipara chromosome 13, rZooViv1.1, whole genome shotgun sequence genome. Proteins encoded here:
- the LOC132593055 gene encoding uncharacterized protein LOC132593055 produces the protein MAQPSKRDQASVEPRSEEFVFYPFEPIQSTNPPSSVVTPPIGDTREDAEVQAPGSTRDEEDEEQLYGDIPLLEEDEEADAVERPEVRHSSRTYRGVPPLRLSYLTRSASPQEPSKWEEIERMPPDEASLWRKAAQEEIDALHRNRTWTLTELPPESQYIATLEACREIAWLDQLLKDFGVPRKGPVSLMEDNQSSIKLTQSEKFLARTKHIGVRYHYIRQVIEDGLVEMCYCNTEQMTADILTKPLPREKFQDLRGKLGLLGG